In Cytobacillus oceanisediminis, the following proteins share a genomic window:
- the aspA gene encoding aspartate ammonia-lyase, whose protein sequence is MLAAKNSFRIEKDFLGSKEVPVGAYYGVQTLRAVENFPITGYRIHPELIKAMAIVKKAAAIANMEVKRLYSGIGDPIVQAADEMIEGLWHDQVIVDPIQGGAGTSINMNINEILANRAIEIMGYEKGDYSHCSPNTHVNMSQSTNDAFPTAMHISVLNLLDQLIVTMEHMHSVFLEKSKEFNHVIKMGRTHLQDAVPIRLGQEFEAYSRVIARDIKRIQQSKQHLYELNMGATAVGTGLNAIPKYIDLVVKHIADISGLPFKGAEHLVDATQNTDSYTEVSGALKICMINMSKIANDLRLMASGPRAGLGEISLPARQPGSSIMPGKVNPVLPELINQVAFQVIGNDHTISLASEAGQLELNVMEPVLIFNLLQSISIMNNAFNTFTEHCVKGIEANEERLREYVEKSVGIITAVNPHLGYEVVSRIAREAILTGSPIRELCLKYDVLTEEELDLILDPYEMTDPGIAGAALLERD, encoded by the coding sequence ATGCTAGCAGCAAAGAACAGCTTCAGAATTGAAAAAGACTTTCTAGGTTCTAAGGAAGTTCCGGTTGGAGCCTATTATGGCGTTCAAACGCTTCGTGCGGTTGAGAACTTTCCGATTACTGGCTACCGGATCCATCCGGAGTTAATCAAGGCAATGGCAATAGTGAAAAAGGCAGCGGCCATAGCAAATATGGAGGTTAAGCGCCTTTATTCAGGCATTGGAGACCCTATCGTACAGGCAGCCGATGAAATGATTGAAGGACTATGGCATGATCAGGTCATTGTTGACCCGATCCAAGGCGGTGCCGGGACGTCCATTAATATGAATATTAATGAAATCCTTGCGAACCGTGCAATTGAAATAATGGGCTATGAAAAAGGTGATTATTCACATTGCAGCCCTAATACTCATGTCAATATGTCACAATCGACGAATGATGCCTTCCCGACAGCAATGCACATCTCTGTTTTAAATCTGCTGGATCAATTAATCGTGACAATGGAACATATGCACTCCGTTTTTCTGGAAAAATCAAAGGAATTCAACCATGTGATCAAAATGGGACGGACGCATCTGCAGGATGCCGTTCCAATCAGACTTGGCCAGGAATTTGAAGCGTACAGCCGTGTCATTGCGCGTGACATTAAGCGCATTCAGCAATCCAAACAGCACTTATATGAATTGAACATGGGGGCAACGGCAGTCGGAACCGGACTAAATGCCATCCCTAAATATATTGACTTAGTGGTGAAGCACATTGCCGACATCAGCGGCCTGCCGTTTAAAGGGGCAGAACATCTTGTAGATGCCACGCAGAATACCGATTCTTACACAGAAGTTTCCGGAGCTTTGAAAATCTGCATGATCAATATGTCTAAAATCGCAAATGACTTGCGTCTAATGGCGTCAGGCCCAAGAGCTGGCCTTGGCGAAATTTCGCTTCCAGCAAGACAGCCGGGTTCATCCATTATGCCAGGAAAAGTAAATCCTGTTCTTCCGGAGCTTATTAATCAGGTGGCATTCCAGGTCATCGGAAACGACCATACCATCTCTCTTGCTTCAGAAGCAGGACAGCTTGAACTGAATGTCATGGAGCCAGTCCTGATCTTTAACCTTCTGCAGTCGATCAGCATTATGAACAATGCCTTTAATACGTTTACAGAGCATTGTGTAAAAGGAATCGAAGCCAATGAAGAAAGATTAAGGGAATACGTTGAAAAGAGTGTGGGGATCATTACTGCAGTAAACCCGCACCTCGGCTATGAAGTCGTATCAAGAATTGCCAGAGAAGCAATCTTGACCGGCTCACCAATCAGGGAACTATGCCTGAAATATGATGTGCTAACTGAAGAAGAATTGGATTTAATTCTCGATCCATATGAAATGACCGATCCTGGCATCGCAGGCGCTGCGCTGCTGGAGAGGGACTGA
- a CDS encoding bifunctional transcriptional activator/DNA repair enzyme AdaA has protein sequence MAQNINLSFEEMWEKIIACDRKYDGLFFTAVKTTKIYCRPSCRSRKPKKINVEFYPEKNEAEGAGYRPCKRCQPEVEQSPHIALVREIITFLVNHYKQNLGLKDIADQVGLSPFYLERLFKQETSETPRTYLEKIRIDKAAHLLKSTALTNLEICYEVGFQSPSNFYKVFRSLKNCSPSEYRKEFLNKESEAEEVTKPLKQYIQKDSSN, from the coding sequence ATGGCACAAAACATCAATCTGTCATTTGAAGAGATGTGGGAGAAAATCATCGCCTGTGATCGTAAATATGATGGCTTATTTTTTACTGCAGTCAAAACAACGAAAATATACTGCCGCCCTTCCTGCAGATCAAGAAAGCCTAAAAAGATAAATGTAGAATTTTACCCAGAAAAGAATGAGGCGGAAGGAGCAGGTTACCGTCCCTGCAAAAGATGCCAGCCAGAAGTGGAGCAATCCCCGCATATTGCCCTAGTCAGAGAAATCATTACATTCCTGGTCAATCATTATAAACAGAATTTGGGATTAAAAGATATAGCTGATCAAGTCGGCCTAAGTCCCTTTTATCTGGAGCGCTTATTTAAACAGGAAACCTCTGAAACTCCCCGTACTTATTTAGAAAAAATTCGTATCGATAAAGCAGCTCATCTCCTTAAAAGCACTGCGCTGACAAATCTGGAGATCTGCTATGAGGTAGGGTTTCAGAGCCCTTCCAATTTTTATAAAGTGTTTCGAAGCTTGAAAAACTGCTCACCGAGTGAATATCGGAAGGAATTCCTAAATAAAGAATCAGAAGCTGAGGAAGTTACAAAACCTTTAAAGCAATACATTCAGAAGGACAGCAGCAATTAA
- a CDS encoding isocitrate lyase/PEP mutase family protein — translation MNNIQKFNELHFSNELLFLGNAWDLLSALTLERAGFKAIGTTSWGIADSLGYADGELIDFDRHLAIIKTIAENVKIPVSADIEAGYGEDIPTIVDHVLKTADAGAAGINIEDSFKKQKGLKEISWHCSLLGNIRASLENNGYKDFYINARTDTYLQKQNPLPETIERAKAYVESGASGVFVPGLIKEEEIKAITKNVSAPLNVLSLPGLTNCNKLKELGVRRFSFGNALSDKVIAYIEKNARELAESMDTAILYNN, via the coding sequence ATGAATAATATACAGAAATTTAATGAGCTGCATTTTTCAAATGAACTTTTATTCCTGGGAAATGCCTGGGATTTGCTTTCCGCTTTAACACTTGAAAGAGCAGGGTTTAAAGCAATTGGCACGACCAGCTGGGGGATTGCTGATTCACTGGGATATGCAGACGGAGAATTGATTGATTTTGACAGGCATTTAGCGATCATCAAAACCATAGCAGAGAATGTGAAAATTCCTGTTTCTGCTGATATTGAAGCAGGCTACGGGGAAGATATCCCAACGATTGTCGATCATGTTTTAAAGACGGCTGATGCAGGGGCTGCCGGCATCAATATTGAGGATTCCTTCAAAAAGCAGAAAGGATTAAAAGAGATTTCCTGGCATTGCAGCCTTTTAGGAAATATAAGAGCATCGTTAGAAAACAATGGCTATAAGGATTTTTATATTAACGCCAGAACCGATACGTATTTACAGAAACAAAATCCGCTGCCGGAAACGATTGAACGGGCAAAAGCATATGTGGAGAGCGGAGCCAGCGGAGTTTTTGTACCGGGTTTAATAAAAGAAGAGGAGATTAAAGCCATCACGAAGAATGTCAGTGCCCCGCTCAATGTCTTATCTTTACCGGGACTGACAAATTGTAATAAGCTAAAAGAATTAGGTGTGAGGCGTTTTAGCTTTGGAAATGCCTTGTCTGATAAAGTGATTGCATATATAGAAAAGAATGCACGTGAATTGGCAGAGTCTATGGATACTGCCATATTGTATAATAATTAA
- a CDS encoding L-lactate permease, with protein sequence MLVETFNPFHNLAVSSLVAAIPILLFLLCLTVLKMKGIHAALLNLAVTFFIALIIFKLPFGEAAGSIIQGAAAGIWPIGWIIVMAVWLYKISVASGKFDILRGSIAGISQDQRIQFLLIGFCFNAFLEGAAGFGVPIAICAVLLVSLGFKPLQAAMLCLIANGASGAFGAIGIPVGIVDTFGIQGVTSMDVSIMTALTLPIINFTIPFLLIWLIDGFKGIKEILPAILITAGVYTVTQALITVFVGPELADIIPSLLAMGALALFLKKWKPKNIFLLNGKECQFEQHALGEIVKAWSPFYLLTLFILIWSFPAFKGLFAEGGLLEFTVINFSIPGSSLAVSISLIGATGTAILLAGLTTIATTNGINMGEGFSLLKKTVSEFWIPIIMICAIIGISKLMTYGGMTVTLGEAVATTGKIFPLLSPLLGWIGVFMTGSVVNNNTLFAPIQATAGNVIGTNSSLLLSANTAGGVMAKLISPQSIAIATAAVGETGKEADLTKMTLKYSFGLLVFVCIWTFILSLFF encoded by the coding sequence ATGTTAGTGGAAACGTTCAATCCTTTTCATAACCTTGCTGTTTCATCCCTAGTGGCCGCCATCCCGATCCTTTTATTTCTGCTTTGCCTGACGGTATTAAAAATGAAGGGCATTCATGCAGCCCTATTAAATTTAGCTGTTACTTTTTTTATCGCACTTATTATTTTTAAGTTGCCCTTCGGAGAAGCGGCGGGAAGTATTATTCAAGGTGCTGCGGCAGGGATTTGGCCGATTGGGTGGATTATTGTCATGGCTGTGTGGCTATATAAAATTTCGGTGGCATCCGGCAAGTTCGATATTTTGCGAGGAAGCATAGCCGGGATTTCCCAAGACCAGCGCATTCAATTTCTGCTGATTGGATTTTGCTTTAATGCCTTTCTCGAAGGGGCTGCCGGTTTCGGCGTACCGATTGCCATTTGTGCCGTGCTGTTAGTGTCACTGGGCTTCAAGCCTTTACAGGCAGCGATGCTCTGTCTCATTGCAAACGGTGCTTCGGGTGCTTTTGGAGCGATCGGAATACCGGTCGGCATTGTCGATACGTTCGGTATTCAAGGCGTCACTTCCATGGATGTGTCAATAATGACAGCACTGACACTGCCGATTATTAACTTTACCATTCCTTTTTTATTAATATGGCTCATTGATGGGTTTAAAGGAATTAAGGAAATATTACCGGCAATCCTGATCACAGCTGGTGTGTACACTGTCACTCAAGCACTCATTACCGTATTTGTAGGACCGGAGCTTGCTGATATTATTCCTTCCTTATTAGCGATGGGTGCATTAGCTTTATTCCTGAAAAAATGGAAGCCAAAGAACATCTTTTTGCTCAATGGGAAAGAGTGTCAATTTGAACAGCATGCATTAGGTGAAATAGTTAAAGCATGGTCACCTTTTTATCTATTGACCCTATTTATTTTAATATGGAGCTTCCCGGCATTTAAAGGGCTTTTCGCTGAAGGGGGCCTGCTGGAGTTCACAGTCATTAACTTCAGCATACCTGGATCTTCTCTTGCTGTCAGCATCAGTTTAATTGGAGCAACAGGCACTGCGATCTTATTGGCCGGCTTAACGACAATAGCGACGACAAATGGTATTAATATGGGTGAAGGCTTCAGCCTTCTGAAGAAGACGGTTTCAGAGTTCTGGATTCCGATTATCATGATTTGTGCCATTATCGGTATTTCCAAGCTCATGACGTACGGCGGCATGACCGTCACTCTAGGGGAAGCCGTTGCGACAACCGGAAAAATATTTCCGCTGCTGTCACCGCTCTTAGGCTGGATTGGGGTGTTCATGACAGGATCTGTCGTGAACAACAACACTCTATTTGCTCCCATCCAGGCGACAGCTGGTAATGTGATTGGAACCAACTCATCTTTATTGCTCTCTGCCAATACGGCTGGAGGCGTGATGGCAAAGCTGATCTCTCCTCAGTCCATCGCCATCGCCACAGCAGCGGTTGGCGAGACAGGAAAAGAAGCTGATTTGACTAAAATGACATTGAAATATAGCTTTGGATTGCTGGTGTTTGTTTGTATTTGGACATTCATATTGTCATTGTTCTTCTAG
- a CDS encoding L-lactate dehydrogenase — protein MNVTLGNKIVLVGNGAVGSSYAYALLNQGLCDELVIVDLNEEKAKGDVMDLNHGIVYAPTAMTIRYGFYEDCKDAALVVICAGAAQKPGETRLDLVNKNVKIFKSIVESIMDSGFNGIFLVATNPVDILSYATLKFSGLPKERVIGSGTILDSARFRYLLGKEFDTAAVSVHGYIIGEHGDSQFPVWSFANIAGTPVAERLTEERKEEIAVQVRDAAYEIINAKGATYYGIAMGLVRITKAILRNENVVLPVGALLEGEYGHRDVFVGIPSVITRNGVKNIVELSLTEDEKRKLAKSIQTLKDIQNSAL, from the coding sequence ATGAATGTAACATTAGGAAACAAAATAGTACTAGTAGGAAATGGAGCCGTTGGATCAAGTTATGCGTATGCGTTATTAAATCAGGGCTTATGTGATGAGCTTGTCATTGTCGATTTAAATGAAGAGAAAGCAAAAGGAGATGTCATGGATCTAAACCACGGCATTGTTTATGCCCCAACGGCTATGACGATTAGATATGGTTTTTATGAAGACTGTAAGGATGCCGCTCTTGTGGTGATCTGTGCAGGTGCAGCACAAAAACCGGGAGAAACCCGGCTGGATCTCGTGAATAAAAACGTGAAAATTTTCAAATCTATTGTAGAGAGTATTATGGACTCTGGATTTAATGGCATTTTCTTAGTTGCAACCAATCCAGTCGATATATTGTCTTATGCAACCTTGAAATTCTCCGGCCTGCCTAAAGAAAGAGTCATTGGTTCTGGAACCATTCTGGATTCTGCCAGATTCCGTTATTTATTGGGGAAAGAATTTGATACAGCAGCCGTAAGTGTCCATGGATATATTATCGGTGAACATGGCGACTCTCAATTCCCGGTATGGAGCTTCGCCAATATTGCCGGAACCCCCGTAGCAGAGAGGTTAACAGAGGAAAGAAAAGAAGAAATAGCTGTTCAAGTGCGGGACGCTGCATATGAAATTATTAACGCAAAAGGTGCAACCTATTATGGGATTGCGATGGGGCTGGTCCGAATAACAAAAGCCATTTTACGAAATGAAAATGTGGTATTGCCGGTTGGCGCACTGTTAGAAGGAGAATATGGCCATCGTGATGTCTTTGTCGGGATTCCATCTGTGATTACCAGAAACGGTGTGAAGAATATTGTGGAGCTGTCACTGACCGAGGATGAAAAAAGGAAGCTTGCCAAATCAATTCAAACCTTAAAAGACATTCAAAATTCAGCATTATAA